Part of the Gracilimonas sp. genome is shown below.
TTCGTCATTATATTTTTTTGCTCCCTGACCAGATAAGTAGGTATCTGCCTCAAAATACTCACATATACCAATATTTAGATCATTATTCGTCCCAAATTCTTCATCGATTTGTGAGGCAGTAATAAGTTCAGTGGTGATACCCAACTCAGTACAGCAAAATTTGATGAGTGCTATGTTTAAATCACCCAATGAATCGTATTCTTTTTCAGTAAAATAATGGGATAGCTTTTCCATGTACCGGTCAAAATAGGGGGCTCCTCCATAACTTCCCCTGATTTGATTTATGATACTGGTTCCCCAATGTTGTTCGTAGGCTATGGGCAACTCATTAAAGTTTACATCCGTGCCTTTTTTATTACTTACCGGAACTGTAATCCAAACGGCTTCGGATTGATTGTTCTTTATTTTATTTCGGTTACAGATGTGGCCTTTCACAAATTGCACATTATCAATCAGAACAAACACATCCGATTTGGCAATTTTATCAAAAAAGCCGAGCCACGGTAAAAAGTTTGGTTGATGGATTCCAACTACTTTAGCTGAGTTCTGGGATTGGGTCATTTTTATGGAATTCAGTTAAATACTTTTCAAATTCTTTTTTTAAGTCCTTATCATCATCGTGCTTATTAGGAGAGAAAGAAGCTGGAAGCTCATGATTCATTGAGATCTTGTAATCATACAGATCCTCAACTCTATCTTGCACTACTTTCAGAAAAGAAGAAGGGTTCTTACATAGTTCGTCATAAGTAATATGGAGTCCATTTCCCTCAGCAATAAGGTTATTCATTTCCCTTCGGTAAAACCTTTTCAGGTAATGTAGCTGACCGGCAATTTGTGGAAAGGTATCCAGGCTCTTTAAATTGGGATATTCAGGGGGGACCGTACTCCACCAAGTATTTGGATCATCATAAAATTTCTTTCGGGCATTCAGATTTGATACCGCAACATCCAGAATATCTCTTTCAATATAAATCCAGAGTGTTTTTCCCAAAACCTGGTTAAGCTTTGATATGTGAAAAGCCCCAAAGATGTTTTTAAAAATAAATGCTTTGTTTCTGAAGGAAGTTAAATTGCCCAGCACTTTTTTTAACCCATTCCAGTCTATTTCTGACTCATAATCCTGAGCATTAATCATATGCTCAAAACTGTCTTTCTTTAACCATTTTCTCCAGAAGTATCCAAATTCGTGGATGTCGTTAAGCTTATGGGTGGTTGCATAATCGGATTGGAAGCGAGGGCCATCATTTCCGTCAAGTAAAGAATCGGACAGTTTTAACCCATGAAGGGGAGCCGCCCAAAAGCGTGCAGCAATGTTATTGATATAAGAAATATCAAGTCCATGTGCCAAAGCCTGTGTCAACAAGGTAGTGCCTGAGCGAGGAAGCCCGATTACAAAAATCAGAGGGTGATTGATGCTAAGGTTTTGATATTCTTCTTTTTCCTTTTTCTCGAGGATATTGTTCAAGCCTTCAAGGAAAGACTCCTCTTCAACCGGCTTGTGGTACTTCCCGGTTCGTTTTTCGTTCAGTTTTTCAAGCTCGTTCGGCATAGGTCACGAAATTAGGTCAACCAATATTTTCTCAAGTCTCTTTGTAAGATAACTAAAGTCATACTGCTGTATGGCCTTTTGAGAAGGGTTAAAAAGGGTTTCCTCTTTTTGCTTGGCATGATAGGTTTCCTTGATAAAGCTGGCTACACCTTTCTCATCTTCATGAGAAAAAAACTTACCTATATTGGTATTGGTAACTAATTCTGAAGCAGCCCCATCAACCGGGCCAATACCCATAACAGGTTTCCCTGAAGTCATATACTCAAATACTTTTGTTGATAGACCAAACTTACTATTCTTCGTTCTTCCAATCAGAAGTAAAAGCAAATCAGATGAGTTCACTTTCTTCATCATCTCATCATGGGGGATGTAACCTGTAAAACTTGTTTTGATGATATGGGAAGCTGACTTAATATCATCTTTTATGTTGGGGTCAATATTCCCATAGAAATCAAAATGGATATTTTCGGCTATTTCCGGGTAATCAACAGACAAGGTATGCAAAGCCTTAATGAAGGCTTCAGGGTATTGGTTGATTTTCATACTCCCGAAGTACCGTATATAAAAAACGGAATCATTTGTTTGAGGTACTTCTTTTTTATTCAGAACATGATCCGGATCAAAGCCATTGGGGATTTTAGTCAGCTTATCCTCAAGATGGTAGCTTGGAAAGAAACCATGATTAACTACGGTTAACCGGTCAGCTTTTTCGAGGACAGAAGCCTCAAGCTTTTTATTCCTCTTTCGGGCCCATGCACTTGGTGGATTGTCATCATAGTAATAGATATTAGTCCATGGATCCCTGAAATCAGCATGCCAGGGAAGTCCGCTCCATGCAGCCAGTTTCCTGGCAATAAGGCTGGTAGTTGGAGGGGGAGATGTTGATAAAATCACATCAGGCTTTTCCTGTTCAATCACTTTTTTACCAAGGGGTACAGCAAACCATTTCCAGGTAAACTTGGCATCCGGAATCATAATATTGAGCCGAGCCCATACAGCTAAACGGGAAATAAAGCCGGCATCTTTTTGATAAAAAATAGATGGATTGCTGGTTTTAGCACTACCCCCTTTTTTACCCTTCAAAAGACTCACGGGTTCAATAATGTTTGCCCGGTAAACTTTGATGTTCTCTAGTACAGGGTCATCCGGCTCTCCTTTCATTCCCGCCGCAGCTTTTTTTGAGGTGAGAACTACAATGTCCCAGCCGGACTTCGCCAAATACTTTGCAAAACGGGAAATGCGGTAAGTACCTACGTCCGCAAAAGGGTACCAATAGTAAGAAACGATAAGGATTTTTTTACGAGCCACTTGAATTGCGGGCTTTGAACCATGTGAATATCCAAAAAGCTGCCAAAAGAGCCTGAATGATTACAGAAATCCAGCCGAGCATTACCCCGATTTCATAAGAGCGGGGCATGAAATTCAATTCCAGTGTATGCTCTCCGGCCGGAATATCCATTCCCCGAAGGAAGTAATTCGTTTTATAAATCGGAATTTCTTCTCCGTTCAATGTAGCTGTCCATCCAGCGGGATAATAAACTTCACTCAGCACCAGGAACCCGGGTTGGGCTCTCGAAAGTTCGAGGGTCATTTCCGGTCCGGTATAGTTGGTGACTTCAACAGTAGAAGTAGTGTCATTGTATGAAGTAAGCGCTTGATTGGTTTCAACTACGGCTGTTTCTGAAAAGTCAAGTTGCCTAGGCATCAGGTAGTTGAAGGCTGTGTTTGGATCCTGAACCGTAATAACGGAATCCACAAAAAATGCTTTGGGAAGTACGTTTTGGTTTTCGTAAACCACGCCATTCTGGCTTTCAAAAACCGGCTGGTAACCATCAAAAGGTAACCCCTGAACATAGGTGACATACTTTACATTGAAGAGGTCGAGTAGCTGTGGATTGAAGTTCTGATTCTGGAGATTCAACGGCCCCTGACCATACATCACATCCTGAATCACACTCAGCTTGGCTCC
Proteins encoded:
- a CDS encoding WbqC family protein → MTQSQNSAKVVGIHQPNFLPWLGFFDKIAKSDVFVLIDNVQFVKGHICNRNKIKNNQSEAVWITVPVSNKKGTDVNFNELPIAYEQHWGTSIINQIRGSYGGAPYFDRYMEKLSHYFTEKEYDSLGDLNIALIKFCCTELGITTELITASQIDEEFGTNNDLNIGICEYFEADTYLSGQGAKKYNDEEQFQKAGIQLKYQQFDHPEYKQLFKGFIPNLSVIDLLLNEGPDAGRFFEFS
- a CDS encoding sulfotransferase, with amino-acid sequence MPNELEKLNEKRTGKYHKPVEEESFLEGLNNILEKKEKEEYQNLSINHPLIFVIGLPRSGTTLLTQALAHGLDISYINNIAARFWAAPLHGLKLSDSLLDGNDGPRFQSDYATTHKLNDIHEFGYFWRKWLKKDSFEHMINAQDYESEIDWNGLKKVLGNLTSFRNKAFIFKNIFGAFHISKLNQVLGKTLWIYIERDILDVAVSNLNARKKFYDDPNTWWSTVPPEYPNLKSLDTFPQIAGQLHYLKRFYRREMNNLIAEGNGLHITYDELCKNPSSFLKVVQDRVEDLYDYKISMNHELPASFSPNKHDDDKDLKKEFEKYLTEFHKNDPIPELS
- a CDS encoding glycosyltransferase, which encodes MARKKILIVSYYWYPFADVGTYRISRFAKYLAKSGWDIVVLTSKKAAAGMKGEPDDPVLENIKVYRANIIEPVSLLKGKKGGSAKTSNPSIFYQKDAGFISRLAVWARLNIMIPDAKFTWKWFAVPLGKKVIEQEKPDVILSTSPPPTTSLIARKLAAWSGLPWHADFRDPWTNIYYYDDNPPSAWARKRNKKLEASVLEKADRLTVVNHGFFPSYHLEDKLTKIPNGFDPDHVLNKKEVPQTNDSVFYIRYFGSMKINQYPEAFIKALHTLSVDYPEIAENIHFDFYGNIDPNIKDDIKSASHIIKTSFTGYIPHDEMMKKVNSSDLLLLLIGRTKNSKFGLSTKVFEYMTSGKPVMGIGPVDGAASELVTNTNIGKFFSHEDEKGVASFIKETYHAKQKEETLFNPSQKAIQQYDFSYLTKRLEKILVDLIS